Below is a window of Methylosinus sp. PW1 DNA.
CGGGACGGCGGAAGGCCCGCCCGAGCCTCATGCCGTGCAGCGCGACGACGGCTCATGGCTCATCTCGGGCGCCATGCCCGCCGATGAAATGCTGGAGCTTCTCGCAATGCCCGCGTCCGAGGACCGGAGCTATCAGACGGCCGCCGGCTTCGTTCTGGCGCATGCCGGCCATCTGCCGGAGATCGGCGAGAGCTTCGACGCGCATGGATGGCGCTTCGAAGTTCTCGACAAGGATGGCCGCCGGATCGACAAGATTCTCGCCCAGCGGGCGCTGCGCGGGCAAAGACGCGCAGCGCTCTGACGGAGCGCCGCGACGTCACGCTCAATCGGCGAGCGGCAGCTCGCCCGTCCGCGGCGTCTCGTCGCCGGCGACATTGCCATTCGCCTCCTCGCCCTGCGCGCGAGTGCGGCGGCGGCGGCGCTGATTCAGATGAAAGCCGGCGGCGGCTTCCTCATGCTCGCGAACGACAGCGCGCTCGGAACGTGCGAAAGCCTCGCCCTCCTCCGGGCCGGCGGCGCGAATCGGCGCGGTGATGAAGGACGGCAGAGCGGCGGCGGGCGCCTCCTCCTGCGCGGCGGGCTGCACCCGCGGCGGGAAGCGACGCTCGCGATTGCGGTCGAAATTCTGGCGATGCGGACGCTCGCCGCCGCCTTCGGCGCTCTGCTCGCCGCCATTGTTGCGGTCGCGACGATCGCGGAAGCCGCCGCGATCTTGTCCACCACGATCTTGCCCGCCGCGATCCTGACGCGGCTGGCGCTCGTAGCGCGGCTGCTCGCCGCCGGCGCGATCGCCGATCGGGCGCTCCTCATAGGGCTGCGGCTGCGGCTGCGGCGCGAATTGCGGCTGCGGCGTCGGCTGCGCATAAGGCGCGGACGCATAGGGCTGCTGCTGCGGCGGCTGATAGCCGGCGGTCTGCGGCAGGCGCTCGGACAGCGGCGCGAAACGATCCGAAATGCCGCTGAAATCGTCATCATCGTCGACATCGGAGTCCGACGCCTCGAAGGGACGGCCGCCATAGCCGCCCTGCGCCTGCTGCTGCGCGGACTGAGCCGCGGCGATCAGGCGGAAATAA
It encodes the following:
- a CDS encoding DUF4167 domain-containing protein, encoding MRPGQNKRIRGRNGGRKGPNPLTRSYESNGPDVKIRGTAQHVAEKYLQLARDAQSSGDTIMAESLLQHAEHYFRLIAAAQSAQQQAQGGYGGRPFEASDSDVDDDDDFSGISDRFAPLSERLPQTAGYQPPQQQPYASAPYAQPTPQPQFAPQPQPQPYEERPIGDRAGGEQPRYERQPRQDRGGQDRGGQDRGGFRDRRDRNNGGEQSAEGGGERPHRQNFDRNRERRFPPRVQPAAQEEAPAAALPSFITAPIRAAGPEEGEAFARSERAVVREHEEAAAGFHLNQRRRRRTRAQGEEANGNVAGDETPRTGELPLAD